The Anaerolineae bacterium genome window below encodes:
- the htpG gene encoding molecular chaperone HtpG: protein MAETFTFKAEIQQLLNILIYSLYTEREIFLRELLSNASDALHRLQFEMHTAEAVYEPEAELAVYITVNKEANTITVRDTGVGMTRDELITNLGTIAQSGASAFLQALKEKGDAATNIIGQFGVGFYSVFMVASRVEVTSRSYLPSALPARWTCDGSPSFMVEELRPEQMPHRGTAITITLKEDATEFADEWRLRQIIKRHSDFIAFPIYVGQPAEGEAPRPANQQTALWRQSPQRVEAEAYRSFYRQITLDTNDPLTYVHISSEAPLDLHAILYVPARRDRGPFAPRDHGLRLYSRKILIQERTPDLLPEYLRFVEGVVDSEDLPLNVSRESVQSNAFMRKVSSNLVRRLLRHLEEMAVNEPDRYRTLWEQFGPFLKEGVATSPGDHQYLLKLLRFHSSRTGPQDWVSLAEYVARMAKGQDKIYYLFGEDLASITRSPHLDPFRASDIEVLYLTEPIDSFMMMALRDYEGHAFQSIADAHVDMPAAPESTGEMLTDALFDPLLKRFNEVLAERVIVVREAARLTESPVRLVVPDDVPGVSNLDRVRRYVDENFQAGKRVMEINRRHPLIRNLAQALQANPLDALIPAVIEQLFENALLLEGLHPNPAEMVGRIQTIMAAATESRSQEAAIKEAGGPGGRAGAQHAAPRQQTTKKRQPKKQAKGEGQAAAEEVTG, encoded by the coding sequence ATGGCCGAGACGTTTACGTTCAAAGCAGAAATTCAGCAACTGCTCAATATCCTGATTTATTCGCTCTATACCGAGCGCGAGATCTTCCTGCGGGAACTGCTGTCCAACGCCTCGGATGCGCTGCACCGCCTGCAGTTTGAAATGCATACCGCGGAAGCCGTCTACGAGCCGGAAGCGGAATTGGCCGTATACATCACGGTCAACAAAGAGGCTAACACGATCACCGTCCGCGATACCGGCGTGGGCATGACCCGCGACGAGTTGATCACCAACCTGGGTACGATTGCCCAGTCCGGGGCGTCGGCTTTCCTGCAGGCGCTCAAGGAGAAGGGCGACGCCGCGACCAACATCATCGGGCAGTTCGGAGTGGGCTTCTACAGCGTATTCATGGTGGCTTCCAGGGTGGAGGTAACCTCACGCTCGTACCTGCCGTCGGCGCTGCCTGCACGCTGGACCTGCGATGGCTCGCCCAGCTTCATGGTGGAGGAATTACGACCGGAGCAGATGCCCCACCGGGGCACAGCCATTACGATCACACTCAAAGAAGACGCTACCGAGTTCGCCGATGAATGGCGGCTGCGGCAGATCATCAAGCGTCACAGCGATTTCATTGCCTTCCCGATTTATGTCGGCCAGCCAGCGGAAGGGGAAGCGCCGCGCCCCGCCAACCAGCAGACCGCCCTATGGCGGCAGTCTCCTCAGCGTGTCGAGGCGGAAGCCTACCGTAGTTTCTACCGCCAGATTACCCTGGATACCAATGACCCGCTGACCTATGTCCATATCAGCAGCGAGGCCCCGCTGGACCTGCATGCCATCCTCTATGTTCCCGCCCGGCGAGATCGCGGGCCGTTTGCCCCCCGCGATCACGGTTTGCGGCTCTACAGCCGCAAGATCCTGATCCAGGAGCGCACGCCTGACCTGCTGCCGGAATACCTGCGCTTTGTAGAAGGCGTGGTCGATTCGGAAGATCTGCCGCTTAATGTCTCGCGGGAAAGCGTGCAGTCTAATGCGTTTATGCGTAAAGTCAGCAGCAACCTGGTGCGTCGGTTGCTGCGCCATCTGGAGGAAATGGCCGTCAACGAGCCGGATCGCTACCGGACACTGTGGGAGCAATTCGGCCCCTTCCTCAAGGAAGGTGTAGCCACCTCTCCAGGGGATCATCAGTACCTGCTCAAGCTGCTGCGTTTCCATTCATCCCGCACCGGGCCGCAGGACTGGGTCTCATTGGCCGAATATGTGGCCCGCATGGCCAAAGGACAGGACAAGATCTACTACCTGTTCGGGGAAGACCTGGCCTCGATCACGCGCAGCCCGCACCTGGATCCGTTCAGGGCGTCCGACATTGAGGTGCTCTACCTAACCGAGCCAATCGACTCCTTCATGATGATGGCCCTGCGCGACTATGAGGGACATGCCTTCCAGAGCATTGCCGACGCGCATGTGGACATGCCCGCTGCGCCGGAATCGACCGGCGAGATGCTGACCGACGCGCTGTTTGACCCGCTGCTTAAACGCTTCAATGAAGTCCTGGCGGAGCGGGTGATCGTCGTGCGGGAGGCTGCGCGACTGACCGAAAGCCCGGTCCGGCTGGTAGTCCCTGACGATGTGCCCGGCGTGAGCAACCTGGATCGCGTCCGGCGCTATGTGGACGAGAACTTCCAGGCGGGCAAGCGGGTCATGGAGATCAACCGCCGCCATCCCCTGATCCGGAATCTGGCGCAGGCGTTGCAGGCTAACCCGCTGGACGCTCTGATCCCGGCGGTGATCGAGCAGCTTTTTGAGAACGCCCTCCTGCTGGAAGGGCTGCACCCTAACCCGGCGGAGATGGTCGGGCGCATCCAGACAATCATGGCCGCGGCCACGGAGAGCAGAAGCCAGGAGGCTGCTATAAAGGAGGCCGGGGGGCCAGGTGGCCGGGCAGGGGCGCAGCATGCTGCGCCCAGGCAGCAGACCACAAAGAAACGGCAACCGAAGAAGCAGGCAAAAGGCGAAGGACAGGCGGCAGCGGAAGAGGTGACCGGGTAG